The following nucleotide sequence is from Candidatus Poribacteria bacterium.
CCCATAGGAACACCCATAACTATTGAATCAAACACTCTTTTGAGAAATATCAGATTAACCTCAATGCACATCGTGCTGATGAACAGCAGAGCACTCTCAAAGAATTTCCCACCCTTCCATTGTACGATAGTTATTCACATTTGAATACAGTTGCGTTCTGTTGGCTCGTGGTTGCAAGTGCCTATGCCGCGAAGGGCGAGGTTCAAAAAGCATTGGAAGCAACAGATCAGATTGTGAATAAATATCCCTTCGCTCAACATTGGGATGTTAAGAAGGGGTTGGTTAAACTAGTGAATATGGCGGAGCAAAAAATTAAAGAGTGTGCTAACGCAGAACCCATTGAGAGTTTCGTTTAATTTAATTGGCGGAAGGAGTTATTTCTATGAATTTTGATGTAAGTGTTGTTGTTCCATCTTACAATAATAAGGATGCGTTAGAATTAACGTTGGCTTCTTTTAACCTCCAGACCTATCCATCTGATAGATACGAAGTTATCGTTGTTGACGATGGTTCTTCAGATGACACAGAGGAGTTAGTCAATTCCTTTGAAACATCGTATTCCCTTCGGTATTTCAAGCAGCACAATGCAGGACGCAGCAAAGCCAGAAACGTTGGCATTCGCATGGCGAAAGGCGAGATTGTTATACTTAACGATGCAGATGGTATCCCAGTTCCCGATTTCATTACCCAACACATGAGATATCATCAATCGAGTAAACCTATTGTTGTCATCGGTGGGAAATACGATTTACTGGCACGGTGGCAAAGCGGAATACCAACCCGGTATCTGGATAAATTATTAAACGTCTCAGGACATTTTGAAGAATTACGCAAAAAGGTCAAGTGCGCACAGCAAGGACAACCCACTTCGTTTATCGAAAAAAAAGATCTGCAGCCAGACTTTGAGAGGGTCAAGCCCTATGTTTTCCGGAAATCGCACCACAATTGGGATGAAGTTTATGAAGCATATTCCGCGGTACTCAATGGGTTTGTTATCCCTTGGATACTATTGGTGACCATAAATGTTTCTGTCCCTAAAGCCCTTCTGATGAAGGTGGGCTTATTTGATGAATCCTTCGTAGGTTGGGGTTTGGAAGATACAGAAATTGGATACCGACTCCATCGATATGGAGCGACGTTCGTGTATAACGAGGCTGCTGCCAATTATCATCAGGTCCATCCGATTGACGCTGCGAGGCGGTGGAAAGAACATGCGCGGAACTACACACGCTTCTGTGAGAAGCATCCGGCTTTGGAAGTCTTCCTCCATTGGAGATTTACGGTAGGACTAATGTCTGCTACGACATACAATGAAATCGTTAAAGATTCTCGTAAGTATTGTAGCTTAGGATATAAAGAGATCATGAAAGATTATTTAAGGTTGGGCAAAAAGTTGGCTGAAACCTATGGGCAAAATGAGATCTTCCTCAGTAGTTTCCCACGGCCTGTGCCGAATTCCCTGCACAGGACAACCATACTCAATTAAGTTATGAAAAAGAAACTAATACCTACTCGTTCTATTTCCCATTGGAAGAGTTTGCTGAGTTCTATTGTTTGTTTCTTACTAGCAAGTTTTACTGCTAACTCGCAGACCATAGAGGCTGTTAGATTCCAAGTGTCTCCAGTAATTGATGGAAGACTTAACGATAGTTGTTGGCAACAAGCTGCAAGGGTTGATAAATTTAAAGTAGCCGAGCTGGAGACGACTGTTCCGGACAAAACAGAAGCATACCTCGGGTTTGACGACGAAGCACTCTATGTCGGTTTTCGTTGCGTTCAAGAAGAAGCATCCATAATCGCAAATCAGACCCGAAGGGACGGGAGTTTTCAGTACGATGACCATGTTGCTGTATATCTCGATACATACCGTGATCAACTTCGCTCCTATTGTTTTGCTGTCAGTCCACTCGGAACACAGCAAGATGACAAACAGGGAGATTTAGGTTGGGATGGTGAATGGTTTACCGCTGCAATCATAGAATCGTCTGTGTGGAGTATTGAGATGAAAATTCCATTTGACATACTTGATTTGCCGAGATCAGCAAAACAAACATGGGGACTTAACCTCGTGCGTCGCCATCAAAGTCTTGAGCGAACCAGCATCTGGGCAGACACGGGTGTTAACGTTTCGGATGCCAATCAATT
It contains:
- a CDS encoding glycosyltransferase — encoded protein: MNFDVSVVVPSYNNKDALELTLASFNLQTYPSDRYEVIVVDDGSSDDTEELVNSFETSYSLRYFKQHNAGRSKARNVGIRMAKGEIVILNDADGIPVPDFITQHMRYHQSSKPIVVIGGKYDLLARWQSGIPTRYLDKLLNVSGHFEELRKKVKCAQQGQPTSFIEKKDLQPDFERVKPYVFRKSHHNWDEVYEAYSAVLNGFVIPWILLVTINVSVPKALLMKVGLFDESFVGWGLEDTEIGYRLHRYGATFVYNEAAANYHQVHPIDAARRWKEHARNYTRFCEKHPALEVFLHWRFTVGLMSATTYNEIVKDSRKYCSLGYKEIMKDYLRLGKKLAETYGQNEIFLSSFPRPVPNSLHRTTILN